One Actinoplanes missouriensis 431 DNA segment encodes these proteins:
- a CDS encoding error-prone DNA polymerase, producing the protein MGFHNPDVPWAQLERALSGGGPAVVDPLAIDGDGGDSPAWSRKREPYRAAPGLVRAESTTPYAELHCHTNFSFLDGASHPEELAEEAARLGLSGLAVTDHDGFYGVVRFSQAARELNLPTIFGAELSLELTKPQNGEPDPEGAHLLALAHGHEGYARLARVISQAHLRGGEKGKPDYGSLEQVAEVLKDHVLVLTGCRKGTVPLALAAHGPERAAYELDRLVDLFGAPNVAVELSDHADPGDGDRNDYLFALARSRRLEVVATNNVHYATPSRRRLATALAAVRARRSLDDMDGWLPASGAAHLRSGDEMARRFADYPGAVANAAMYGEDLAFSLDLVAPRLPDYPVPPGHTEMSWLRELTMRGARERYGTDNRRAYEQLEYELKMIEELGFPGYFLIVYDIVQFCRKNRIYCQGRGSAANSAVCYALRITNVDAVRYNLLFERFLAPERDGPPDIDVDIESDRREEVIQHVYAKYGREHTAQVANVISYRPRSAVRDMARALGFSPGQQDAWSKQIDRWGDVATTDTDIPDSVVDAANEVQDFPRHLGIHSGGMVICDRPIIEVCPVEWGRMPGRSVLQWDKDDCAAVDLVKFDLLGLGMLSALHYAYDMIDDELDLGTMPLDDAEVYAMLCRADSVGVFQVESRAQMATLPRLKPREFYDLVIEVALIRPGPIQGGSVHPYIRRKNGLEAPTVPHPRMENALAKTLGVPLFQEQLMQLAIDVAGFDPSEADQLRRAMGSKRSITKMERIKTRLYEGMAANEITGELADDLFYKLSAFASYGFPESHAMSFAYLVYASAWLKRYHPAAFCAALLNAQPMGFYSPQSLVDDARRHGVEVRRPDINRSDAAATLETTPESRRKSEPGEPPHAWGLRGPAVRQGLSSIRTIGTDLAERIEKERRDNGPYRSMTDLARRTGCSTAHLEALATADAFAGFGLSRREALWAAGAASQDKPDRLPGTVTGIEAPMLPGMSEVDVLVADVWATGLSPDTHPARFLREQLTASGALPISALPQVEAGTRIRVGGIVTHRQRPATAGGVTFVNLEDETGMLNVTCSPGLWQRYRRVARSSTALLVRGRLEKVEGVLNLVADRLEEVTPPVKPASRDFR; encoded by the coding sequence ATGGGTTTTCACAACCCTGATGTGCCGTGGGCGCAGCTGGAGCGGGCGCTGAGCGGCGGCGGGCCGGCGGTCGTCGACCCGCTGGCGATCGACGGTGACGGCGGTGACTCGCCGGCCTGGAGCCGCAAGCGCGAGCCGTACCGCGCGGCGCCGGGACTGGTCCGGGCCGAGAGCACGACGCCGTACGCGGAATTGCACTGCCACACCAACTTCAGCTTCCTCGACGGCGCGAGCCACCCGGAGGAACTGGCCGAGGAGGCGGCCCGCCTCGGGCTGTCCGGGCTGGCCGTCACCGATCACGACGGCTTCTACGGCGTGGTCCGCTTCTCCCAGGCGGCCCGCGAGCTGAACCTGCCGACGATCTTCGGCGCGGAGTTGTCGCTGGAGCTGACGAAACCGCAGAACGGCGAGCCGGATCCGGAGGGCGCCCACCTGCTCGCGCTGGCGCACGGCCACGAGGGGTACGCCCGGCTGGCCCGGGTGATCTCGCAGGCGCACCTCCGGGGCGGTGAGAAGGGCAAACCGGACTACGGAAGCCTGGAGCAGGTCGCCGAGGTGCTGAAGGATCACGTGCTGGTGCTGACCGGCTGTCGCAAGGGGACGGTTCCGCTGGCCCTGGCCGCGCACGGTCCGGAGCGGGCGGCGTACGAGCTGGACCGTCTCGTCGACCTGTTCGGCGCACCGAACGTGGCGGTCGAGCTGAGCGACCACGCCGACCCGGGCGACGGCGACCGCAACGACTACCTCTTCGCGCTGGCCCGCAGCCGCAGGCTGGAGGTGGTGGCGACGAACAACGTGCATTACGCGACCCCGTCCCGCCGCCGGCTCGCGACGGCTCTCGCCGCGGTCCGGGCCCGGCGCAGCCTGGACGACATGGACGGCTGGCTGCCCGCGTCCGGCGCCGCCCACCTGCGCAGCGGTGACGAGATGGCCCGCCGGTTCGCGGATTATCCGGGCGCGGTGGCGAATGCCGCGATGTACGGCGAGGACCTGGCGTTCAGCCTGGACCTGGTCGCGCCGCGGCTGCCCGATTACCCGGTGCCGCCCGGTCATACCGAGATGAGCTGGCTGCGCGAGCTGACCATGCGAGGCGCCCGCGAAAGATACGGCACTGACAACCGCCGGGCCTATGAGCAGCTGGAATACGAGCTGAAGATGATCGAGGAGTTGGGCTTCCCCGGTTACTTTCTGATCGTCTACGACATCGTCCAATTCTGTCGAAAGAACAGGATCTATTGCCAAGGTCGTGGCTCGGCTGCCAACTCGGCCGTCTGTTACGCCCTGCGGATCACCAACGTGGACGCGGTCCGCTACAACCTGCTCTTCGAGCGTTTCCTCGCCCCGGAACGCGACGGCCCGCCGGACATCGACGTCGACATCGAGTCCGACCGGCGCGAGGAGGTCATCCAGCACGTCTACGCGAAATACGGTCGTGAGCACACCGCGCAGGTCGCCAACGTGATCTCCTACCGGCCCCGGTCGGCGGTGCGGGACATGGCCCGGGCGCTCGGGTTCTCGCCGGGCCAGCAGGACGCCTGGAGCAAGCAGATCGACCGCTGGGGTGACGTCGCGACGACCGACACCGACATTCCGGACAGCGTCGTCGACGCCGCCAACGAGGTGCAGGATTTCCCCCGCCACCTCGGCATCCACTCGGGCGGCATGGTGATCTGCGACCGGCCGATCATCGAGGTCTGCCCGGTGGAGTGGGGGCGGATGCCGGGCCGCTCGGTGCTGCAGTGGGACAAGGACGACTGCGCCGCCGTCGACCTGGTCAAGTTCGACCTGCTCGGCCTCGGGATGCTGTCCGCGCTGCACTACGCCTACGACATGATCGACGACGAGCTCGATCTGGGGACGATGCCGCTCGACGACGCCGAGGTCTACGCGATGCTCTGCCGGGCCGACTCGGTCGGCGTCTTCCAGGTGGAGAGCCGCGCGCAGATGGCCACGCTGCCCCGGCTCAAACCCCGTGAGTTCTACGACCTGGTGATCGAGGTGGCGCTGATCCGTCCGGGACCGATTCAGGGTGGGTCGGTTCACCCGTACATCAGGCGGAAGAACGGCCTGGAGGCGCCCACCGTGCCGCATCCCCGCATGGAGAACGCGCTGGCCAAGACGCTCGGGGTGCCACTTTTCCAGGAGCAGCTGATGCAGCTCGCGATCGACGTGGCCGGCTTCGACCCGTCCGAAGCCGATCAGCTGCGCCGGGCGATGGGCTCCAAGAGATCGATCACCAAGATGGAGAGGATCAAAACCAGACTGTACGAGGGGATGGCCGCCAACGAGATCACCGGCGAGCTCGCCGACGACCTGTTCTACAAGCTCTCCGCGTTCGCCAGTTACGGCTTCCCGGAGAGCCACGCGATGAGCTTCGCCTACCTGGTCTACGCGAGCGCGTGGCTGAAGCGGTACCACCCGGCGGCGTTCTGCGCGGCGCTGCTCAACGCGCAGCCGATGGGCTTCTACTCGCCACAGTCGCTGGTCGACGACGCGCGGCGGCACGGCGTCGAGGTGCGCCGGCCGGACATCAACCGCAGCGACGCCGCAGCGACCCTGGAGACGACGCCGGAGAGCCGCCGGAAATCCGAGCCGGGGGAGCCGCCGCACGCCTGGGGGCTGCGCGGCCCGGCCGTCCGGCAGGGGCTTTCCAGCATTCGTACGATCGGGACGGATCTCGCCGAGCGGATCGAGAAGGAACGGCGCGACAATGGTCCGTACCGGTCAATGACTGATCTTGCCCGGCGGACCGGGTGCTCCACCGCGCATCTGGAGGCGCTCGCCACCGCCGACGCGTTCGCCGGGTTCGGCCTGTCCCGCCGGGAGGCGCTCTGGGCGGCCGGCGCCGCCTCCCAGGACAAGCCGGACCGGCTGCCCGGCACGGTGACCGGCATCGAGGCGCCGATGCTGCCCGGCATGAGCGAGGTGGACGTGCTGGTCGCCGACGTCTGGGCGACGGGCCTGTCGCCGGACACGCATCCGGCCCGGTTCCTGCGCGAGCAGCTGACCGCGTCCGGTGCGCTGCCGATTTCGGCGTTGCCGCAGGTGGAGGCGGGCACCCGGATCCGGGTCGGCGGGATCGTCACCCATCGGCAGCGACCGGCGACGGCGGGCGGGGTGACGTTCGTGAACCTGGAGGACGAGACCGGGATGCTCAACGTGACCTGCTCGCCGGGGCTGTGGCAGCGGTACCGGCGGGTGGCCCGGAGCAGCACGGCGCTGCTGGTGCGCGGACGCCTGGAGAAGGTGGAGGGCGTGCTCAACCTGGTCGCGGACCGGCTGGAGGAGGTGACGCCACCGGTCAAGCCGGCATCGCGGGATTTCCGGTAA
- a CDS encoding SSI family serine proteinase inhibitor, whose amino-acid sequence MIRTLIAFLAAGIALAGGKPGGDLTLTYMADAGFASAVKLTCDPDSGGHPKTAEACATLRTIDADPDRLPAGDKLCILLYQPVTAEITGVWRGRQVSWRHTYGNTCEMNRATGVLFRF is encoded by the coding sequence ATGATCCGTACCCTGATCGCTTTTCTCGCGGCCGGCATCGCACTCGCCGGCGGCAAGCCGGGCGGTGACCTCACGCTGACCTACATGGCGGACGCCGGGTTCGCGTCGGCCGTCAAACTCACCTGCGACCCGGACAGCGGTGGGCATCCGAAGACCGCCGAGGCGTGTGCCACGCTGCGCACGATCGATGCCGACCCGGACCGCCTACCGGCCGGCGACAAGCTCTGCATCCTGCTCTACCAGCCGGTCACCGCGGAGATCACCGGCGTCTGGCGCGGGCGGCAGGTGTCCTGGCGGCACACCTACGGCAATACCTGCGAGATGAACCGTGCAACGGGTGTCCTGTTCCGGTTCTGA
- a CDS encoding methyltransferase domain-containing protein, producing METSARTGRPLVTARNAAVWAVLRKELDRHAGETLTVLDVGGGTGGFAVPLAEAGHTVTVIDASPDALAALTRRAADAGVADRIRAVQGDGDALATLVDPGSADLILCHAVLEIVDDPAEVAAAIAAALRPGGALSLLVAGRAAAVLGRAVNGHLRAAAALVTDPAGRAGPRDTLLRRFDADGATALLTAAGLTVEQIHGVRVVADLLPATALEDDPQAVLDLELELSSRPPFRDIASQLHLFARRS from the coding sequence GTGGAAACTTCTGCGCGCACCGGACGTCCGCTCGTCACGGCCCGCAACGCCGCGGTCTGGGCCGTCCTCCGCAAGGAGCTCGACCGGCACGCCGGAGAGACGCTGACCGTTCTCGACGTCGGCGGCGGGACCGGGGGCTTCGCCGTGCCGCTCGCCGAGGCCGGGCACACCGTCACGGTGATCGACGCGAGCCCCGACGCGCTCGCCGCGCTGACCCGCCGGGCCGCCGACGCGGGCGTCGCCGACCGGATCCGGGCCGTGCAGGGCGACGGCGACGCGCTCGCCACGCTCGTCGATCCGGGCAGCGCCGACCTGATCCTCTGCCACGCGGTACTGGAGATCGTCGACGATCCGGCCGAGGTCGCCGCCGCGATCGCGGCCGCGCTGCGTCCGGGCGGCGCGCTGAGCCTGCTGGTCGCCGGCCGGGCCGCCGCCGTCCTGGGCCGTGCGGTGAACGGTCATCTGCGTGCCGCCGCCGCGCTGGTCACCGATCCGGCGGGCCGTGCCGGCCCGCGCGACACCCTGCTGCGCAGGTTCGACGCGGACGGGGCCACCGCGTTGCTCACGGCCGCGGGCCTCACGGTCGAGCAGATCCATGGGGTACGGGTGGTGGCCGACCTGCTTCCGGCGACGGCCCTCGAGGACGACCCGCAGGCGGTGCTCGACCTCGAACTCGAACTGAGCTCCCGGCCGCCGTTCCGGGACATCGCGTCGCAGCTGCACCTCTTCGCCCGCCGGTCATGA
- a CDS encoding alkaline phosphatase family protein: MIVPDDGLPADALRIVAPAYGTGSLADLLPSVSGVLGVPGAADVLGLGARLDGVDRIGVLLVDGLGAYQLPLAAKHAPVLADLAAGGGGHAGTLTAGFPSTTPVSLVTLGAGAPPGAHGVLGFTVRRPDGRTLTHIAWGDDPDPREWQPVPTRLETAAAAGVEVTVVSRSAFEGSGLSLAANRGGRYVGADDGDAVAEGMLAALRRSPGLVYGYHPDLDHYGHEDGIDSPTWQAAARGVDRILDRIVHGLPPTAALLVVADHGQLNVPSAGRYDMADIPALRDGVVAVTGEPRVRYLYATHGAVPDVIDNWRGVLGADARVLTRDEAIGEGWFGPVPPAHAGRIGDVVVLCQGRAVAVASGWEPVKAGQLVAYHGSATAAEMTVPLLVHSPVHSR; the protein is encoded by the coding sequence ATGATCGTCCCGGACGACGGGCTGCCCGCCGACGCGCTCCGGATCGTCGCGCCGGCCTACGGCACGGGCAGCCTCGCCGACCTGCTGCCCAGCGTGTCGGGGGTGCTCGGGGTGCCGGGCGCCGCCGACGTCCTCGGACTGGGCGCGCGGCTCGACGGGGTTGACCGGATCGGTGTGCTGCTCGTGGACGGGCTGGGGGCGTACCAGTTGCCGCTGGCCGCCAAGCACGCGCCGGTTCTCGCCGACCTCGCCGCCGGTGGCGGCGGACACGCCGGCACGCTGACCGCCGGGTTCCCGTCGACCACCCCGGTCAGCCTGGTCACGCTCGGCGCCGGGGCGCCGCCCGGCGCGCACGGCGTGCTCGGGTTCACGGTCCGGCGACCGGACGGCCGCACCCTCACCCACATCGCCTGGGGCGACGACCCCGACCCCCGGGAGTGGCAGCCGGTGCCGACCCGGCTGGAGACCGCCGCGGCGGCCGGGGTCGAGGTCACCGTGGTGAGCAGGTCCGCGTTCGAGGGCAGCGGGCTGAGCCTCGCCGCCAACCGGGGCGGCCGCTACGTCGGTGCCGACGACGGTGACGCCGTCGCCGAGGGGATGCTCGCGGCCCTGCGGCGCTCGCCGGGACTGGTCTACGGCTACCACCCGGACCTCGACCACTACGGCCACGAGGACGGCATCGACTCGCCGACCTGGCAGGCCGCGGCCCGCGGCGTCGACCGCATCCTGGACCGGATCGTGCACGGCCTGCCGCCGACCGCCGCGCTGCTCGTCGTCGCCGACCACGGTCAGCTCAACGTGCCGTCCGCCGGTCGTTACGACATGGCGGACATTCCGGCGCTCCGGGACGGGGTGGTCGCGGTGACCGGCGAGCCGCGGGTGCGCTATCTGTACGCGACCCACGGCGCCGTCCCCGACGTGATCGACAACTGGCGGGGCGTGCTCGGCGCCGACGCCCGGGTGCTGACCCGCGACGAGGCGATCGGGGAGGGCTGGTTCGGGCCGGTTCCGCCCGCGCACGCAGGGCGGATCGGGGACGTCGTGGTGCTCTGCCAGGGGCGCGCCGTGGCTGTCGCCTCCGGGTGGGAGCCGGTCAAGGCGGGACAATTGGTGGCGTACCACGGGTCGGCCACCGCGGCCGAGATGACCGTCCCGCTGCTGGTTCACTCCCCGGTTCACTCGCGGTGA
- a CDS encoding DUF3040 domain-containing protein — translation MPLSEHEQRLFDQIERSLAEDPKFASAVRASDPRFHARRRLLIAAFVIVLGLALVVYGTVSQTTWLGVAGFVVMLGSAAFAMQSRRRSQAPDLKSVGGTATRRTRQGGRRGGLIDRLEDRWRQRPEGHR, via the coding sequence GTGCCGCTCTCGGAGCACGAGCAGCGGCTGTTCGATCAGATCGAGCGGTCGCTTGCCGAGGACCCCAAGTTCGCCTCGGCTGTGCGGGCCAGCGACCCGCGTTTCCACGCACGGCGCCGGCTCCTCATCGCCGCGTTCGTGATCGTCCTTGGTCTCGCCCTCGTCGTCTACGGAACGGTCAGCCAGACCACGTGGCTCGGCGTGGCCGGTTTCGTCGTCATGCTCGGCTCGGCCGCTTTCGCGATGCAGTCGCGACGCCGCAGCCAGGCCCCCGACCTGAAATCGGTCGGCGGCACGGCGACACGCCGCACCAGGCAGGGCGGTCGCAGGGGCGGTCTCATCGACCGTCTCGAGGACCGGTGGCGCCAGCGGCCGGAGGGGCATCGCTGA
- a CDS encoding transglutaminase TgpA family protein, translated as MTGRRRLGLIAACATLLAAAPLSAIFETWAWLFQSLLAVILIAGAAVAARTLRFPTWAQTVSMVVALALALTWIFPSGKEILIPQPATFTHFADLIRQAGEDTRSYGVPVPDRDGLQFVAVLGIGAVAIVVDLLTAVFRRPALAGLPMLAIYSIPVAVYLDSVPVFPFIIGAIGYLWLLVADNVDRVRRFGRRFTGDGRDVDVWEPSPLASAGRRLGVVGVLVAVLLPLAVPTVSGGLLTRLTQTGSGIGSGPGGTGNGRINLFAALSGQLNQNTTVNIVKVRTNEKEPFYLRFAVADVLNADGVGNTAPRGDSLSEGLPNPATLGSSERATYTEYQAQIEVSDALRQSMLPVYTYPTGVDGIKGNWSYDDGQQVIYSGRSTTGNQKYTINYLRPRYTAAQLRTALPLPENNPLYQQYTAAPEDPVVQKKVDDLIDGEDTDYDKVRAIYDSFSSENGFRYQLSTQNPANASEIAAFLTNKVGYCQQYAAAMTWMVRAAGIPARVAFGFTRGTALDDNTYQITNRNVHAWTEVYLDGFGWVPFDATPAANVQGSARSSWAPDVERPEPEVSASTGAAAPGTESSAAPGRAERPEVANDGATSAIDEGVVPDDGSWTPLFVAAGIALLFALLLVPAFLRVLLRRRRHAATAGGPAPVVTAASGGISDITVTTESTRARQDAHAAWDELLDTMIDFQVPVDPTETPRVTTQRLVKDTLLSGDSATAAGLLGRAEERARYARQPLQGAELSAALRQVRAGLASTATFRTKARASLLPPSVLLSWRLGITDKSARAAEAMARLRDSASRFSPRRLLSRAR; from the coding sequence ATGACCGGGCGGCGTCGACTCGGGCTGATCGCGGCGTGCGCGACGCTTCTCGCGGCCGCGCCGCTGTCGGCCATCTTCGAAACCTGGGCGTGGCTGTTCCAGAGCCTGCTGGCGGTCATCCTGATCGCCGGGGCCGCGGTCGCCGCCCGTACCCTCCGGTTCCCGACCTGGGCACAGACCGTGAGCATGGTCGTCGCGCTGGCGCTCGCGCTCACCTGGATCTTCCCCAGCGGCAAAGAGATCCTGATCCCCCAGCCGGCCACGTTCACCCACTTCGCCGACCTGATCCGGCAGGCCGGGGAGGACACCCGGTCGTACGGCGTGCCCGTCCCCGACCGGGACGGTCTGCAGTTCGTGGCGGTCCTCGGCATCGGCGCCGTCGCGATCGTGGTGGATCTGCTCACCGCCGTGTTCCGCCGGCCGGCCCTCGCCGGGCTGCCGATGCTCGCGATCTACTCGATCCCGGTCGCGGTCTACCTGGACAGCGTGCCGGTGTTCCCGTTCATCATCGGCGCGATCGGCTACCTGTGGCTGCTCGTCGCCGACAACGTCGACCGGGTCCGCCGGTTCGGCCGCCGTTTCACCGGCGACGGCCGTGACGTCGACGTCTGGGAGCCGTCACCGCTCGCCTCGGCCGGTCGCCGGCTCGGCGTGGTCGGCGTGCTCGTCGCGGTGCTGCTGCCGCTCGCCGTCCCGACCGTCTCCGGCGGCCTGCTCACCCGGCTCACCCAGACCGGCAGCGGGATCGGCTCCGGGCCCGGCGGCACCGGGAACGGGCGGATCAACCTGTTCGCGGCGCTCAGCGGCCAGCTCAACCAGAACACCACCGTCAACATCGTCAAGGTGCGGACGAACGAGAAGGAGCCGTTCTACCTGCGCTTCGCCGTGGCCGACGTGCTGAACGCCGACGGTGTCGGCAACACCGCGCCGCGCGGCGACTCGCTGAGCGAGGGCCTGCCCAACCCGGCGACACTGGGCTCGTCCGAGCGGGCGACCTACACCGAGTACCAAGCCCAGATCGAGGTCAGCGACGCCCTGCGGCAGAGCATGCTGCCGGTCTACACCTATCCGACGGGTGTGGACGGCATCAAGGGCAACTGGTCGTACGACGACGGCCAGCAGGTGATCTACTCCGGGCGCAGCACGACGGGCAACCAGAAGTACACGATCAACTACCTGCGCCCGCGGTACACCGCCGCGCAGCTGCGGACCGCGCTGCCGCTGCCCGAGAACAACCCGCTCTACCAGCAGTACACGGCGGCGCCGGAAGACCCGGTCGTGCAGAAGAAGGTCGACGATCTGATCGACGGCGAGGACACCGACTACGACAAGGTGCGGGCCATCTACGACTCGTTCTCGTCGGAGAACGGCTTCCGGTACCAGCTGTCCACGCAGAACCCCGCGAACGCCTCCGAGATCGCGGCCTTCCTGACGAACAAGGTCGGTTACTGCCAGCAGTACGCGGCGGCGATGACGTGGATGGTCCGGGCGGCCGGCATCCCGGCCCGGGTGGCGTTCGGCTTCACCCGCGGGACGGCGCTGGACGACAACACGTACCAGATCACCAACCGGAACGTGCACGCCTGGACCGAGGTCTACCTGGACGGTTTCGGGTGGGTGCCGTTCGACGCGACGCCCGCGGCCAACGTGCAGGGTTCCGCGCGCTCCTCGTGGGCGCCCGACGTGGAACGCCCCGAGCCCGAGGTGTCCGCCTCCACCGGCGCCGCCGCGCCCGGGACCGAATCGTCCGCCGCACCGGGCCGCGCCGAGCGTCCCGAGGTGGCGAACGACGGCGCCACCTCCGCGATCGACGAGGGCGTCGTGCCGGACGACGGCTCGTGGACGCCGCTGTTCGTGGCGGCCGGCATCGCCCTGCTGTTCGCGCTCCTGCTGGTCCCGGCGTTCCTGCGGGTCCTGCTCCGCCGCCGGCGCCACGCCGCGACGGCGGGCGGCCCGGCGCCGGTGGTGACCGCCGCATCCGGCGGCATCTCCGACATCACGGTCACCACCGAGTCCACCCGCGCCCGCCAGGACGCCCACGCCGCCTGGGACGAACTCCTCGACACGATGATCGACTTCCAGGTCCCGGTGGATCCGACCGAGACGCCACGGGTCACCACCCAGCGCCTCGTCAAGGACACCCTGCTCTCCGGGGATTCGGCTACGGCGGCCGGTCTGCTGGGCCGCGCCGAGGAACGCGCCCGCTACGCCCGGCAGCCGCTGCAGGGCGCGGAACTCTCCGCGGCGCTGCGCCAGGTCCGTGCCGGGCTGGCCTCCACAGCCACATTCCGTACGAAGGCACGCGCGTCCCTGCTGCCCCCGTCGGTGCTGCTCAGCTGGCGTCTGGGCATCACCGACAAGTCAGCGAGGGCAGCCGAGGCGATGGCCCGCTTGCGCGATTCAGCAAGCCGTTTCAGCCCGAGACGCTTGTTGTCCCGAGCCCGCTGA
- a CDS encoding DUF58 domain-containing protein → MREALRGLTTRGRSFLAAALAAAVSALILGERDLLRVAVLLAALPMLAAWYVGRSRYKLACTRSLDPVRTPVGSSARVILRLQNLSRLPTGTMLLEDRLPYALGSRPRVVLERLGAQQASSVAYTVRADVRGRYPIGPLMIRLTDPFGLCELNRSFPSVDKLIVIPQVTQLPRVRLAGEYAGTGESRARSVAVHGEDDAATREYRRGDDLRRVHWRSTARTGELMVRREEQPWESRATVVLDTRLQAHRGEGPTASFEWAVSAAASIAMHLRQSGYKLRLVTGTGVDLDASEAGGEGLILDTLADVKLSPNGDVSVLVEQVRRRSDGGLVIGLFGALTVAEAEVLTGLRGNGATCVGFAIDSSTWVPMTNGDRQESDREHAAASLALVRSGWKSVPVTHGDTLPALWPAVARGSQGFAYRAAMAETVSGVSR, encoded by the coding sequence ATGCGGGAGGCGCTGCGGGGGCTCACCACGCGCGGCCGCTCGTTCCTGGCCGCGGCCCTCGCGGCCGCGGTCTCGGCGCTGATCCTCGGCGAACGCGACCTCCTGCGGGTCGCTGTGCTGCTGGCGGCGCTGCCGATGCTCGCCGCGTGGTACGTCGGTCGCAGCCGGTACAAACTGGCGTGCACCCGCTCGCTGGACCCGGTCCGCACCCCGGTCGGCTCCAGCGCGCGGGTCATCCTGCGACTGCAGAACCTGTCCCGGCTGCCCACCGGCACGATGCTGCTGGAGGACCGCCTGCCGTACGCGCTGGGCAGCCGCCCGCGGGTCGTGCTGGAGCGGCTCGGCGCGCAGCAGGCCAGCTCGGTGGCGTACACGGTGCGTGCCGACGTGCGCGGGCGTTACCCGATCGGCCCGCTGATGATCCGCCTGACCGACCCGTTCGGCCTGTGCGAGCTGAACCGCTCGTTCCCCTCGGTCGACAAGCTCATCGTGATCCCGCAGGTCACCCAGCTCCCCCGGGTGCGCCTCGCCGGTGAGTACGCGGGCACCGGCGAGAGCCGGGCCCGGTCGGTGGCGGTGCACGGCGAGGACGACGCGGCCACCCGGGAATACCGGCGCGGCGACGACCTCCGGCGGGTCCACTGGCGTTCCACCGCCCGTACCGGTGAATTGATGGTCCGCCGCGAGGAGCAACCCTGGGAGAGCCGGGCCACGGTGGTCCTGGACACCCGGTTGCAGGCGCACCGCGGCGAGGGACCGACCGCCAGCTTCGAATGGGCGGTGTCGGCGGCCGCCAGCATCGCCATGCACCTGCGCCAGTCCGGCTACAAGCTGCGCCTGGTCACCGGCACCGGCGTCGACCTGGACGCCTCCGAGGCCGGCGGGGAAGGACTGATCCTGGACACCCTGGCCGACGTCAAGCTCAGCCCGAACGGCGACGTCTCGGTGCTTGTCGAGCAGGTCCGGCGGCGCTCCGACGGCGGTCTCGTGATCGGCCTGTTCGGCGCGCTCACGGTGGCCGAGGCGGAGGTGCTCACCGGCCTGCGCGGCAACGGCGCCACCTGCGTCGGGTTCGCCATCGACAGCTCCACCTGGGTGCCGATGACCAACGGGGACCGGCAGGAGTCCGACCGCGAGCACGCGGCGGCCTCGCTGGCGCTGGTCCGCAGCGGCTGGAAATCGGTGCCGGTGACACACGGCGACACCCTGCCCGCGCTCTGGCCCGCCGTGGCCCGGGGCTCGCAGGGCTTCGCGTACCGCGCGGCGATGGCGGAGACCGTGAGCGGGGTGAGCCGATGA
- a CDS encoding AAA family ATPase, giving the protein MTTPTWGEPAGPLTSAEFATATHAIMANIEQVIEGKSATVRLALAVLLAEGHLLIEDVPGVGKTKLAKALARSIDCSVRRIQFTPDLLPSDVTGVSVYNQETRDFEFKPGAVFANLVVGDEINRASPKTQSALLECMEERQVTVDGTTYELQAPFMVIATQNPIEMEGTYPLPEAQRDRFTARIAMGYPDPRAELAMLGGHGDHDPLNDLRAVADAALVRRLIATARDVHAAEAVQQYAIALVTATREAPEIRLGASPRSTLQLLRTAKAVAALEGRDYVLPDDLQALAVPVLAHRIIPTADAQLNRRTTDTIVSEIVHRLPLPHDRARNPYDTRDGRTSTSYESRGR; this is encoded by the coding sequence GTGACAACGCCGACCTGGGGCGAGCCAGCCGGCCCGCTGACGAGCGCTGAGTTCGCCACCGCGACGCACGCCATCATGGCCAACATCGAGCAGGTCATCGAGGGCAAGAGCGCCACGGTGCGGCTGGCGCTGGCGGTGCTGCTCGCCGAGGGACACCTGCTGATCGAGGACGTGCCGGGTGTCGGCAAGACCAAGCTCGCCAAGGCCCTCGCCCGCTCCATCGACTGTTCGGTACGCCGGATCCAGTTCACGCCCGACCTGCTGCCCAGCGACGTCACCGGCGTCAGCGTCTACAACCAGGAGACGCGTGACTTCGAGTTCAAGCCGGGCGCGGTCTTCGCGAACCTGGTGGTCGGCGACGAGATCAACCGGGCCTCGCCGAAAACGCAGTCCGCTCTGCTCGAGTGCATGGAGGAGCGGCAGGTCACCGTCGACGGCACGACGTACGAGCTGCAGGCGCCGTTCATGGTGATCGCAACGCAGAACCCGATCGAGATGGAGGGCACCTACCCTCTTCCCGAGGCGCAGCGGGACCGGTTCACCGCCCGGATCGCGATGGGCTACCCCGACCCCCGGGCCGAGCTCGCGATGCTCGGCGGGCACGGCGACCACGACCCGCTGAACGACCTGCGGGCCGTCGCGGACGCCGCGCTGGTCCGCCGGCTGATCGCCACGGCGCGTGACGTGCACGCCGCCGAGGCCGTCCAGCAGTACGCGATCGCCCTGGTCACGGCGACCCGGGAGGCACCGGAGATCCGTCTCGGCGCCTCGCCGCGGTCCACCCTGCAGCTGCTGCGCACCGCGAAGGCGGTCGCCGCCCTGGAGGGCCGTGACTACGTCCTCCCGGACGACCTGCAGGCGCTCGCCGTGCCGGTGCTCGCGCACCGGATCATCCCGACTGCGGACGCGCAGCTCAACCGGCGCACCACCGACACCATCGTGTCGGAGATCGTGCACCGGCTCCCGCTGCCGCACGACCGCGCCCGCAACCCGTACGACACCCGTGACGGGCGTACGTCGACGTCGTACGAGTCCCGGGGGCGGTGA